A stretch of Henckelia pumila isolate YLH828 chromosome 4, ASM3356847v2, whole genome shotgun sequence DNA encodes these proteins:
- the LOC140894419 gene encoding uncharacterized protein, whose amino-acid sequence MEKGEASKQQKRCITCSPISSAGSATGEANAADSVSITSDALIPQPTTFIRSPDQYVPLANLTRIMRSILPPHAKIADDAKETIQECVSEFITLVTNEANARCHGELRKTIYAEDVVSAMGTLGFQNYKELLTCYLKRYRMDGINGRYAATMPLMISTRGHAQMNFAQSHYNGQLLPRPPNFMANAPSHYALGGPAIPNIYGSDAYGEDDQGKP is encoded by the exons ATGGAAAAGGGTGAGGCCTCCAAACAACAAAAAAGATGCATCACATGCTCACCAATTAGTTCTGCTG GATCGGCTACTGGAGAAGCCAATGCAGCAGACTCGGTTAGCATCACCAGTGATGCCCTAATCCCGCAACCAACGACATTTATACGTAGTCCAGACCAGTACGTACCCCTGGCTAATTTGACGAGAATCATGCGCAGCATCTTGCCGCCGCATGCTAAGATCGCGGACGACGCAAAAGAAACTATTCAAGAATGCGTCTCTGAGTTCATCACTTTGGTCACCAACGAAGCAAACGCGAGGTGCCACGGTGAACTTAGGAAAACTATTTATGCAGAGGACGTGGTGTCTGCCATGGGAACCTTAGGGTTCCAAAACTACAAAGAGTTGTTGACTTGTTATTTGAAAAGGTATAGGATGGATGGAATCAATGGGCGATATGCTGCCACCATGCCACTGATGATCAGTACTCGAGGCCATGCTCAGATGAACTTTGCCCAGTCTCACTACAACGGCCAGCTGCTTCCCCGGCCGCCGAATTTTATGGCGAATGCTCCATCACATTATGCACTGGGGGGGCCTGCGATACCTAATATCTATGGGAGTGATGCATATGGAGAAGATGATCAAGGCAAACCTTAG
- the LOC140860404 gene encoding uncharacterized protein produces the protein MNNSSNEGSSDNSALAFGIIGGVSALAILLCCISACRRMERRADAPAGGSQTLQVAPAAVNGSGTAEKDGDLVIDVSEPAVAVIDFAIQIDDGGGGACCCGGGGGCGDGGGGGCGGCGGGD, from the exons ATGAATAACTCCAG CAATGAAGGATCATCTGATAACTCCGCCCTTGCCTTCGGGATCATTGGTGGTGTCAGTGCGCTTGCAATCTTACTTTGCTGCATTTCGGCATGTCGGAGAATGGAGCGCCGTGCCGATGCACCAGCCGGCGGTTCCCAAACTTTGCAGGTGGCTCCAGCCGCTGTAAATGGATCAGGAACTGCGGAGAAGGATGGAGACTTGGTCATTGATGTGTCGGAACCTGCCGTGGCTGTAATAGATTTTGCGATTCAAATTGATGATGGCGGTGGCGGTGCTTGTTGCTGTGGTGGCGGTGGTGGTTGTGGtgatggtggtggtggtggttgtGGTGGCTGTGGTGGTGGAGATTAA